The Clostridia bacterium nucleotide sequence TCCTCAAATTTTTAAGAGAAGGCAGACTGGAGCTTAAAACAGCAGGATTAGGATTGGACTGTGAAAGATGTGGAGTTTCTATAACCACCGGACGATATTGTTCAAAATGCGCCAAGGATTTAAAAGAAGGATTTTCAGGGGGGCAAAGTGCAGGCCCTGCTAAAAAATCGGCTAATTCCAGAGGCATGTATACTGCAAATTCGAGGAAAAAGAGAAACTAGCAAAAAACCATAGAAAATCAGAGAAATATCCCAACAAACTATAATATCAGCTTAAAAAGCTCAAAATAGACATTAATCTAAACGACGGCTTTTACCGATACCATTTATAGAAACACACAAATCCAAATATATGGAGTGTATTAAAATGAAAATCGATAATGCACAACTTCAAAAAGTATTAGGCATATACAAAAAACAAGAGACAGGCACCGTCAAAAAAATGGGCAAAAGCAAAACTCAAGATTATTCTGATAGCGTGCAACTATCAGATAAGGCAAAAGCCTACGCAAAAGCTGTAGAGGCCTTCGACAAACTTCCGGACATCAGAAAAGAAAAGGTTGAAAGGATAAAGGCACAGATAGACAGCGGAAGTTATAATATTAGGGGAGAACAGATTATCGACAAAATAATTAAAGGCACAAAAATGGACGAGAAGATATAATAGAAGGGTGCTGGATATGGAAAAACTGGTAAAAGGTATATATGATGTACTCTGCAAAGAATACTACCTGCAGTGCGAATTGTTGGAACTATCCAAGAAAAAGACAGACTTGATAGTGAACAACAAAATAAAGGAACTTGAGAGTTTGCTGTCCTTGGAAGAAGGCATTGTGGTCAAATTAGGCGAGCTGGAAAATGAGAGAGGAAAATTGACAGAACAATATTTCCAAGGAGTAGGGAAAGAGCCACAACCTGACAGCTTGACTTCAATAATACAAGACCTTAATCATGAAGATGGACAATTATTCCGAGACCTGAAAAAGCAGTTTGGCGAAATAATAGATCAACAGAGAGAGATAAACAAAACAAATATGAGATTGATAAAGGAAAATTTAGATTACATAGATTTCACCATAAACCTTCTAACTCAAAAAGATCAACCTACATATGGCAGCAAAAAAAAGGACAGCATCAGCTTGTTTGATGAACAAATATGACAAAGGAGTATTGATATGCGATCAACATTTTACGGATTGGAAATAGCCAGGACGGCGCTGCATGTTCAGCAAAAACAGTTAGATATCACCAATCACAATATTGCCAATGTGAACACCGAAGGCTATAGCAGACAGCGAGGCACAACCAAGGCGATACCATCCTATTATGGTGATGTAGGCAGAGGGGTTGCTATGCAGGAGATAAAGCAGATAAGAGACTCATTTCTGGATATGCAGCTGAGAAACGAAGTAAAGTCCTTGGGTGAATGGGAAACAAAAGCAGACTTTTTGTCTAATATAGAAGCCATATATAACGAGCCTTCTGACTCAGGTATCCGCACAGTGGTAGATCAATTTTATAACTCCCTCCAAGAACTGGGCAAAAACCCGGAAAGCAGGGAGATAAGGGCGCTGGTTCATCAAAGGGCGGTGGCGCTTACCGAAACAATAAACCATATGACCCGTCAATTGGGAGAGTTGAGAGAAGAAGTAAATTCAGCCATAGATATAAGGGTGCAGGAGATAAACTCTTATGTAAAACAGATAAGTGACCTGAACCAACAGATATTCAAACAGGAGATAAGCGGCGGCAGAGCCAACGACTTGAGAGACCAGAGGGAGCTTCTGGTGGACAAGCTTTCCAAGTTAATAAATATAAGGTCCTACGAGACTAGCCAGGGACATTTAAGAATAGATGTAGGTACTACCGCTTTAGTAGACCATTACAATACCAACGAGATGGTTACTGAAACCGATGCAGATGGATTTTTAAACATTGTTTGGAAAGGTTCAGGCAAAGAGGTTGATCTACAAAGCGGCACATTGAAGGGACTATTGGATATAAGAGATGGCACAGGCAAAGATGGACAATATTCTGGGATACCCTATTATATGCAGGAGATGTGCTATTTTTCAGGACAATTCGCATATAAGTTCAATGAAATACATAGACAAGGATATGGATTAGATGGCAGCACAGGCCATGACTTTTTCACCTTTGATACCATGGTAGGTTCTCAGGGAGGATTTGCTGACAGGACTGATTTTTTAGCAAAACTGGAGAATGGACAAGTGGACATATACAATTGGGATATAGGTATTTCTTCCGATATAGATAATTTTGATCATATAGCAGCTTCCTTAAATGGTGAGGAAGGGGACAATGAAAATTTATTAAAATTGATAGAAACCAGGCATGATAAGATATTTGATGGGACTTCCACAATAGATGATTTTACAAAATCACTGATTGCAGTGTTGGGGGTGGATGCCCAACAAGCCATAAGGATGCAGGAAAACCAGACTGTACTGGTGAGGCAGATGGACAATAGAAGGCTGGCCACTTCAGGGGTATCCCTAGACGAGGAGATGGCAAATCTGATAAAGTTTCAACACTCGTATAACGCAGCAGCCCGAGTGATAACTTCAGTGGATGAGATGTTGGATACTATAGTATCCAGAATGGGAATAGTAGGACGATAGGCGGTGATTAAAATATGAGAGTGACTAACAGCATGCTTATAGGAAATATGATGGCAAACTTAAACAGAAATTTATCCAAAATGGCTAAAATACAGGACCAGACCTCTTCCGGCAAGTTGGTGAAAAGACCCTCCGACGACCCTGTATATGCAGCTAGAAGCCTGATGTTGAGAACCAACCTTTCCAGAATGGAACAATTTAACAGAAATGTGGATGATGGCATATCATGGCTTACAACCAGTGAAATAGCTGTCAAAGAGATAGGGGACGTACTACATAGAGTCAGGGACCTTGCTCTCAAAGCAAAGAACGGCACCCTTTCCGATGAAGATAGGGAGTCTGTGTCCTATGAAATAGAAAGTCTGAAGGATCAGATAGTGCAATCAGCCAATACTGAGTTTTCAGGGAGATACATATTCGCAGGCCATAAAACCCGTGAAAAACCTTTTGAGGTGATTGATGATAGCCTTCAATATAACGGCGATCAAGGAGCTATAAACTACAACGTAGGAGCTGACAGCAATATAAAGGTAAATATAGATGGACGCAGGCTGTTCATGTTAGATGCAGGGGACTCCTCCCTCTACAATACCATTGATAGATTGGACAAGGCGTTAAAAGGACAGGATGGGTACGATCTAGATGGAATTATTGACGATATAGATAGAAACATGGAAAATGTGCTGGAGATACGGGCGGAGATAGGCTCAAAGATAAATAGATTTGAACTGATAAAGACTAGAATGGATGACGATACCATCAACATAACATCCCTCATGTCCAAGACAGAGGATATGGATCTGGCAGAAGCCATAATGAACCTAAAGATGGCAGAAAGCGTATACAGAGCATCCCTAGCAGCAGGCGCGAGAATAATCCAACCCACACTAGTTGACTTTTTAAGATAACCCACAATTTGCACAAGGGGACAGTTCTATTGTGTCATATGTAACAGCAAATACGCACGGAACTTGTATATATAAGAACGTTTATGCGATAAATATTTGGAAATAACTATTTATTTTAGCCAAATATTTATGAGCAGTTCACTAACCTTATATATACAAGTTCCTATTGAGTGGTTTTAAACTGAACTTTGTAAAGGGAGTATATAATACCCGGAGATGCGACTTAATGTGCCGCAATGTACATCTAGTATTTTTATATAATATAGTGCGGCAGATTGTGGAGCACGGAAGGCATCATATACTCCTAGTGCTTACACTACTCTTTGATATAGGAGATTGTTAAAAATGGACCTTACAATAACAACTATAAAACCCCAACTCACCATACATACACAAAACGCAAACATGCAGGTCAAACAACCTCCTCCTGATTTGAACCTTTCCTACGATATAGATCGGGTAGAGATAGACATTGAACATACCAAAGTAGATATAGACCAGAGCAAGTGCTTTGATGAACTAGGACTTAAATCCAGCATGAGCAAGTACAAAGAATTCATAAAAACTGGCTACCAAAAAGCACAAAAAGGCATAGCCAGGATAGTAAAAGAAGGAGATGCTCTGGCCAGTATAGAGACAGGGCAGAATGTATTAGCCCTGCTGGCAAAAGATGTGTATATAGACCATCGAGATTACAATGTAGACTGTGCACCTAAATCAAGACCGAAGATAGAGTTTTCAGGGTCAGTTACTGTAGATGTTAGGAAAGGATATTTTAATATAAAGCCCCAAATCAATCCAGCACAGATATCTGCAGATTTTGCTGAAATAGATATAGAAACTACCCCACCGGAGATACACATAGAATACACCGGTAAGAATGTGGACAGATATATATAATCAAAAGAAAGGAAAGAAGGCGCATGATTATTCCCACCAAGATTTTTGGCAATGTTCAAATAGAGCAAGATGATATATTCACCTTTGTAAAACCTATACTGGGATTTGAAGAATACAAATATTTCGTTATATTGGAGCATAAAGATAAGCACATACCTTTCAAATGGCTGCAGTCGGTGGAGGTATCTGAACTCTCTTTTGTAGTGGTAGATCCAAAAATATTCTTGCCCGACTATCAGCCAGCTGTCCGTCAAAATGTACTTAAGCCTTTGGACATAGAATCACAACAAGATATAGTCCTGTATTCCATAGTGGTGGTGCCAGAGGATATAAAAAAGATGACAGCAAATTTAAAGTCCCCCCTGGTTTTCAATATGAAGAACAAGACAGCTATACAATTGGTACTGGATGATAGAAGATATGGATTGAGGCACTATATAATGAGGGATTTGCAACATACGGGGGAAAAGGGGAAACGAGTATGCTCATATTAACCCGAGGCAGAGGCCAGTCCATAATGATAGGAGAAGATATAGAGATAACACTTGTTTCAGTAGAAAAGGACAAGGTGAGGATAGGGATAGATGCACCCCAGGATGTGGTGATATTGAGAAAAGAGCTGTGTGAGCAGACTGAACAGGAAAACAAAAAGGCAGCCAGTTCAGATATTAATGTACTTGACAAAGTTCAGCAAATTTTTGAAAAAAAATAGAAAAAATGCTAAAGTTTTATTTTTAGATTCCGATTAAATATATTGAAAGAGATTTTCCCCGGCCGGGAATATCAATATAAAAATATGGCAAGGATGCCAAAACAAAAATTCAAGGAGGAGATTTTAAATGAGGATCAATCACAACATAGCAGCATTAAATACATACTCAAGACTTACCGCTGCAAACAACGCTCAGTCCAAGTCTTTGGAAAAGCTATCATCAGGCTTGAGGATAAATAGAGCAGGAGACGACGCAGCAGGCTTGGCGATCAGTGAAAAGATGAGGGGCCAGATTAGAGGTTTGGATCAGGCAGCAAGAAATTCACAGGATGCTATATCGTTAATTCAGACAGCTGAAGGTGCACTGACCGAGACACATGCTATTCTTCAGAGAATGAGGGAATTAGCAGATCAAGCAGCTAATGATACTAACCAGCCAGAGGATAGAATAGCAATTAAAGAGGAAGTTGCTCAATTAGAAACCGAAATTACCCGCATAGCAGAACAAACAGAGTTTAATGGTAAAAAATTGTTAAATGGGAGTTTTGGTATACAGATAGATGCAGCAAGTACTAATGCTACTGGTTCAAATGGTATAGTCGGAGTTGATGTATCGGGTGCTAAAACAAGTGAAACTTATACCCTAACTGGTGAAGCAGGAAAATTAACATTGGAGGATTCTAAAGGGAATGCTCAAGTATTAGAAGGATTGGTTGATAATTTTACGGGGACTTTAAATTTTGATAAGCTTGGAGTATCATTACAAGTAGCAAATTTCCAAGGTGCGACGGGAGTTACTTTTACTGCTGGAACAGATGATCAAATTATTACAGGAGCAACGGCAGAGGCGAAGTTTCAAATAGGTGCTAATGAAAATCAAAGTATGGCAATATCGATAGCTGATATGTCTACTGCAGGTCTTGGTATAGATAGTATTAATGGAAAAATGTCTAATCATGAAGACGCTACCAAGGCTATTACTACAATAGATGATGCTATTAAAAAGGTATCAGCCGAAAGATCTAAGTTAGGTGCAAATCAGAATAGGTTGGAGCATACAATAAATAACTTATCTACATCAGCAGAAAACTTGCAGGCAGCAGAATCCAGAATAAGAGACGTAGACATGGCAAAAGAGATGATGGANNNNNNNNNNNNNNNNNNNNNNNNNNNNNNNNNNNNNNNNNNNNNNNNNNNNNNNNNNNNNNNNNNNNNNNNNNNNNNNNNNNNNNNNNNNNNNNNNNNNCATGCCTATTGGGGCAACAATAAGATATGCGATAACTGCATATCTATGAGAGCATATCTGGGTGGGGATACTTTTGTAAAACTGGAGAACACCCACGACAGGCTGTATATGGTTACAGCTATACCTATTGAAAATGGCAACAGCACAGTGGTATTGGAGCTTCTAAAAAACGTTACAAAACAGATGCTTATAGGTGCAGGAGAGTATGACAAGGGATATTACATAAAAAATATTGTAGAAGATATGAACAAGATACTTGTAAAGGATACCCTAACCCAGCTTTTTAATAGAAAATACATAAATGAAAGACTGCCTGCAGATATAATAAGGAGTACCATAAAACAGCAGCCGCTATCAATAATCATTTGTGATATTGACCTGTTCAAAGAGATAAATGATACGTATGGACATGCTGCGGGAGATAAAGCGATAAAAGCATCCAGCGATACATTGGTGAGTTGCATAAGAGATAATGTTGACTGGGTTGCAAGATATGGTGGAGATGAGTTTTTGATATGCTTAGATAACACAGACTATGACGATGCATGGGATGTAGCCGAGCGAATGCGTAAAAAGATAGAAAATACAGATATAGAAATAAAAGATCAAAGAATAAATATCACCGCGTCTTTTGGAATATGCACATTAAAAGATAAAAAATTGACACCGGAGCAGATGATAGAATGTGCTGATCAGAAACTTTACCAGGCAAAGACTCAAGGGCGAAACAGGGTGGGATAAAAATATCTACAGCTCAAGCAGTCTGCAGATATTTTCCCTTAATATAAGCTTTCTCTCCTGTTCATTCAGGTCCAGCCTAAACAGCCTTTTTAACTCATCCTCATGGGTCCAGACAGGATAATCCGTTCCGAACACAATCCTGTCTGCTCCGTGTTTCCTTATCATATCCAGAGCTTTGCCATCATCCAGCAGGAACAAAGAACTGGAGGTATCCATATATATTTTTTTGCCTATCAAATATTGTTCTGCTTGATCCCACAATAGATATCCCCCAAAATGAGCCGCTATAACCGTCAAATCAGGAAAAACATCTATCACTTTGGCAAGCCTTTTAGGGTGGGACCAGTCTCTAGCCTTATCTCCCATGTGCATCAGTACAGGCAGTTTACCTTGAGCTGCCTTGTATATTGGAAACATGCATTCATCATCTATTTTAAAATTTTGAAATTCAGGATGTAGCTTTATACCTTTCAGTCCAAGATTCTTGATTCTTTCTATTTCCCCTTCTATATCATCAAAATCAGGATGAATAGTGCCAAATCCTATCAAACGCTTATCTGACCTTGATTCAGAGGCTGTATAATCGTTGATCGATTTTACCTGTTCAGCTCTTGTGGCAGTAGAGTGAATTACAAACCTATCCACTCCAGCCTTGCTACCGCACTCCAAAAGGTGGGAAACAATACCTTTCCCCTGCATAGCAATGCCGTAAAAGTCTCCTATAGCTTTAACAGCCTTATCTGCAATCTTCTCAGGAAAGATATGTGCATGCATATCAATAATTTTGTATTCTTCCATCTAATTCCCTTCTTTCCACTTATCTATTCTACAATTAAAATATATTTTTTGCAAAACAACATAACAGGTATCATAATATTCATTGCATGAACGCCCTTCTATATATATGTTCCGTGCATAGTTGCTGTCATATCAAAGTTTCAGCATTATCAGGAGTATATAATACCCTCCGTGCTCCGCAATCTGCCGCACTATATTATATAAACACCAGATGTATAGTGCGGCACATTAGTCGCATCTCCGGGTATTATATATTCCCTTTACAAAGTTCAGTTTAAAACTGCCCAACAGGAACTTGTATATATAAGGTTAGTGAACTGCTCATAAATATTTGTCTAAAAAAGCTTGGCAAACGAAATATAGGAAATGTCAGTTTAGCTTTCCCTGTTTGAGCGCCAGCGAGTTTGGGGAAAGCTTGACATTTCCGGAATGCAGTGAGCCGTAGCTTTTTTCAAATATTTATCGCATGAACGTTCTTATATATACAAGTTCCGTACGTATTTCCTGTAATATACGACACAATAGGACTGTCCCCCTGTGCAGTTACGGTCAAAATTATAAAAATGCTAAAGTTTTAGTCAAATATTTACGATAAAAATAATAGAAGCATTTATACAAAAATTACAATGGCGATGTATACAGCCTATAGGAGGAATAATTATGGGAATAAATCCTGTATCATCTGTAAAAAGTGCCCCAGTCAGGCCTGTGAGCCATCATAGCGGACTTGAACAGAATATGCGGGCTCAAAAAGATAAAACAGAACGTCCGATAGACAAGACCAGATTTGGGCTGAATGACCAGCTGGACAAACAAAAAATACAAGGGGCTGTTGATGCCGCAAATGATGTGGTCAAAGCCATAAACAAAGGTTTTGAATTTGAAATACATGATGATACAAACAGAATAATGGTAAGGGTGATAAATAAGGATACCCAAGAAGTTATAAGGGAGATACCCCCTGAAGAAATATTGGATATGTTGGGGAAAATGTGGAGAGCAGTAGGTATACTCATAGATAAAAAGATTTAAAAGGAGGATAACAAATGTACAATAGTATGAGAGTCGGTGGACTAGCCACTGGTATGGATATAGACAGCATAGTGGACAACCTGATGAGGGTGGAAAGGATGCCGCTGGACAAGCTAAAACAGCAAAAACAGGTACTTGAATGGCAGCAAGAAGACTACAGAGAAATAAACACGCTTCTTTTAAATTTGCGAAACACAATATTTGACATGAGGCTTCAAAGCACATTCAATGCTTACATAGCCAACAGTTCAGACCAATCCATAATATCAGCCACTGCATCAAGTGCAGCTTCAGCCACATCTTTCACCTTCGATTCTATCACTAGTCTTGCAAAGGCTGCAGGTATCAGGACAGCAGATGATGTGTCTATATCCAGTCAAGTGTACAAGATATCCGCAGAAAAACCGTTGCAGTCTCCGGTAAACATATCGGAAGTACAGAGCTTCATGATAAGCTACGATAACGGCGAATTTTTAGAGATAGCATTAGATCCGGCGGTGTATGACAACAAGAGCGGCGGTAGAATGTATTCCGATTTGGTGGCAGATATACAGAGCAAATTAGATCAGGCTCTAGGACAGGATAAAGTAAAAGTTACTTTGGATAGAAACAACAAGCTCCAATTTACCGCAGACGGCACTGCCGCCTTTACGATAAAACAGGAAGAGGGGCAGGAGCTATTTTCTGCTCTAGGTTTTGAACCGGATGCATCAGGTACGATACAAGCCCAAAGGCAGGGTATGGATACAAACCAGAGTTTATACACCCTCATACAGCAGGGTATATTGGATGGGAATAAATTCGATTGGATAGCAGATGTATCCGATTCATTTGTGGTGAACGAGACCGGCACCAGCTTTGTATCCAACATAAACTATGCCGATATAAGAGCAGACTACAAAAAAGAGAATATAACCATCAAAGTAAATGGCAGTTATTACAAAGCAGTTACCGATGAGAGCCAGCTTAAAGAAGGTGCTGTACTGTTAGAGGATGACGGAAACGGCAAGCTAAAGCTGACATTTTTTGAAGAACAAGAGATAGAAGAGGGCAGCAGCATACAGATAGACAGGCATGATTTTGAATTTTCCATATCATCATATAATCAAGGTGGACAGCAAAATACCGAAACTTTTACCATAAATGCACTCAACCAATCCATGAATACAGTAGTGAGCTACATAAACAATTCAAAGACCTTGGATTTAAATGCATTCTACGACTCCAGTACCGACAAGATGGTACTCACTGCCAAACGCACAGGAAATAACAATGCAAATGGACAAGACATAACTGTAAGCGGTGCTTTTGCTGAACAGCTTTTAGGTCTTAACCACTACACTTCAGGGCAGGATGCCCAATTTACGGTAAATGGACTTGCTACCACCAGAAAGAACAATGATTTTACTATAAATGGTGTATCTTTCAACCTCAAAGCTACATCGGATACCCCAGTGACCATCACTACCAGCAGGGATATAGATTCGGTAGTAGATAATATAAAGGGGTTTGTAGATACATATAATGAAACTATAGATACAATAAATCAAAAGATACATGAAGAGAGATACAAAGATTATCCTCCTCTGACAGATGAACAAAAAGATGTGTTAAAGGACAGCCAAATAGAAAAGTGGGAAGAAAAGGCTCGCAGCGGCATGTTGGCAAGGGATGCTATGTTGGAATCCATATTATCGGATATGCGCAACATGTTGATGGAATCTGTAGATGGAGTGGATTCAAAATATAATACTTTATACAGCATAGGTATCACTACAGGTCCATACTATGAACGTGGCAAATTGAATTTGAATGAAGCAAAATTGAGAGAGGCTATTGAAACCGATGCTGACGGCGTGGCCCAGATGTTTAGAAGGCAGACAGAAGGGGATTACCGCCAATCGGGGATAGCTGTGAGGATGCATGATACCATCACAGGGGGGATGGACAGGATATCAGAAAAGGCAGGTACGGCTTTATCATTCAGCAAGGCGGATAACAGTCAAATAGGGTCGAGGATAAGAGATTTAGAGAAAGATATAGACAGCTGGCAGGACAGGCTTAAAATGATAGAAAACAGATATTGGAACCAATATACCCAGATGGAAAAGGCGATAAATCAGATGAATCAGCAGAGTATGTGGCTGACACAGCAGCTGGGTATGTGGCAAATGTAAAATGAAAGGGGTAATGGAATTATGGCAGCTATGGGAAATCCATATCAGCAGTACAAACAAAACTCAGTAAATACAGCAGGCCCAGGGGAATTGGTTCTTATGATGTATGATGGGGCATTAAAATGCTGTAGGCAAGCATGTTCATTTATTGAACAAAAGGATATACAAAACTCAAACAATTCTATAATAAAAGCACAAAAGATAATAACAGAGCTGATGTCTTCATTGGATATGAATTACCAAGTATCAAATAATCTTTACAGCTTGTACAGCTATATGAACAGCAGATTGATACAGGCCAACATCAACAAAGATGTCCAGACGATAAAGGAAGTAGAAACAATGTTGGAAGAACTGAAGGATGCTTGGAAGGAGGCAGTGAGAATAAATAGGCAGCAAGTATATTCTCACTCATAATAAAATGGACTCCCACATTGAAAAAGATATAAAAAAACTTTTATGTTTGGTATCAGAGAAATATGAGCTGGTAAAAGAGATACGGGCGATGACTCAAAAACAACGCTCCTCAATTCATGATGATAAATTGGAGCTGTTGTTAAATATTATAAATCAAAAACAGGAATGCATAGACAAGGTGAATGAGCTGGACAAACAATTCCTTGAGGTTGCCGGCAGGCTGAAAAAAACCATGAAAATAGATTCTATGGATGAAATTGACTATGGCAAATATCCTGAATTAGCAAAGGTGAGAAGGCGGATACTAGACATTGTGTCCGTTTTAAATCAGATAAAAGAAATAGAAAATGGTCTGAAAAAGGATTCTAAAGACAAAAAAAATCAATTAAAAATGAGCATTGATAGCATAAAACGAAATAAAAAGGGTATATTAGGATATAATAAAACATATAGCGAACAGGCATCATATTTTATTGACAAAAAAAAATAGAAAAAAATTGATTTTGATGATTTATGAGTATATAATTAAGGAAGAAATTATACATACTAGCAATAAGTAGTGGGTATGTATAAATAATTAATATTTAAGCGAGGGGATTATCCAAATGTTTGAAGACAAAGTTTTAAACTGTCAGGACTGCGGACAAGAGTTTGTTTTTACTGCAGGTGAGCAAGAGTTTTATGAACAAAGGGGATTCCAGAATGAACCTAAAAGGTGTAAAGCCTGCAGGGATAAGAAAAAGGCTGAAAGCAGACAAAGAAAAGGAAGAAATAGCGCAAAATTATACGACGCAGTTTGTTCTGAATGTGGCAAACCTGCAAAAGTTCCCTTCAGGCCAAGCGAAGACAGGCCTGTGTACTGCAAGGATTGCTATCAAAAGATAAGATAATCCCTGAGCAAAGAGAGCTTTTGGAGTATCTATCGGATGATGGTAAAAGCTTCGGAGGAATTCGAAGCTTTATTTTTTTGTCGAAATTCGTGTTTTATTGTTAAGGTTAAAGTTAAAGGAAACACATATTCTCCACAATCCCCCCAACTTATCCACAAGTAAAAAGGTCGAAAACATAGGTTATACACAATTTTATCCACACTATCCACAGTTTGAGTGTCCACATATCCACATGATGTGAATTAATAGCAGGCATAATATGTCGTATTATGGTAAATATAGCCATAGATAAAACACATTGCATTTTTAAAGGTAATGTTGTATAATTATACAGTACAAAATTTTATATTAAAAATAAGG carries:
- the fliD gene encoding flagellar filament capping protein FliD, which codes for MYNSMRVGGLATGMDIDSIVDNLMRVERMPLDKLKQQKQVLEWQQEDYREINTLLLNLRNTIFDMRLQSTFNAYIANSSDQSIISATASSAASATSFTFDSITSLAKAAGIRTADDVSISSQVYKISAEKPLQSPVNISEVQSFMISYDNGEFLEIALDPAVYDNKSGGRMYSDLVADIQSKLDQALGQDKVKVTLDRNNKLQFTADGTAAFTIKQEEGQELFSALGFEPDASGTIQAQRQGMDTNQSLYTLIQQGILDGNKFDWIADVSDSFVVNETGTSFVSNINYADIRADYKKENITIKVNGSYYKAVTDESQLKEGAVLLEDDGNGKLKLTFFEEQEIEEGSSIQIDRHDFEFSISSYNQGGQQNTETFTINALNQSMNTVVSYINNSKTLDLNAFYDSSTDKMVLTAKRTGNNNANGQDITVSGAFAEQLLGLNHYTSGQDAQFTVNGLATTRKNNDFTINGVSFNLKATSDTPVTITTSRDIDSVVDNIKGFVDTYNETIDTINQKIHEERYKDYPPLTDEQKDVLKDSQIEKWEEKARSGMLARDAMLESILSDMRNMLMESVDGVDSKYNTLYSIGITTGPYYERGKLNLNEAKLREAIETDADGVAQMFRRQTEGDYRQSGIAVRMHDTITGGMDRISEKAGTALSFSKADNSQIGSRIRDLEKDIDSWQDRLKMIENRYWNQYTQMEKAINQMNQQSMWLTQQLGMWQM
- the fliS gene encoding flagellar export chaperone FliS, which produces MGNPYQQYKQNSVNTAGPGELVLMMYDGALKCCRQACSFIEQKDIQNSNNSIIKAQKIITELMSSLDMNYQVSNNLYSLYSYMNSRLIQANINKDVQTIKEVETMLEELKDAWKEAVRINRQQVYSHS
- a CDS encoding flagellar protein FlgN, coding for MDSHIEKDIKKLLCLVSEKYELVKEIRAMTQKQRSSIHDDKLELLLNIINQKQECIDKVNELDKQFLEVAGRLKKTMKIDSMDEIDYGKYPELAKVRRRILDIVSVLNQIKEIENGLKKDSKDKKNQLKMSIDSIKRNKKGILGYNKTYSEQASYFIDKKK
- a CDS encoding zinc-ribbon domain containing protein; protein product: MFEDKVLNCQDCGQEFVFTAGEQEFYEQRGFQNEPKRCKACRDKKKAESRQRKGRNSAKLYDAVCSECGKPAKVPFRPSEDRPVYCKDCYQKIR